From Ascochyta rabiei chromosome 16, complete sequence, the proteins below share one genomic window:
- a CDS encoding Ubiquitinyl hydrolase 1 yields the protein MAPRKQRANSPEFPILETNGLYASKIRGDGNCLFNALSDQLYGHQEFHEVLRTATIEHMRDNSEFYRQYMAVNNLRRNPKRTTTTAQTTRIDTTYYTEEQLQQQFDEHVEKMGQPGEWADNMEVSAFASALNVHVRLWQADYTYVFSPRLYYSQNDDLSAEDDRKTLHIAYHTWEHYSSVRNNTGPHEGEPQIKFNAEGLSKKRPSPSVDGEHDDQASRTRKRRSPLHLFDSDSTPEGSESSSDESSGVMSSFQQSQLDLPPPEQRVRAPKLTLKLRCLRTTDPTPSPVETRSSTPAPLTPASTGTTPAPQQIPTNTLTRAPSVPPTAAKTPLSTQLATPPTSTPASETAVSTPTATS from the exons ATGGCGCCCCGCAAGCAGCGAGCGAACTCCCCCGAGTTCCCCATCTTAGAAACCAACGGCTTGTATGCCAGCAAGATCAGGGGTGATG GCAACTGCCTGTTCAATGCTTTGTCTGATCAGCTCTATGGCCACCAAGAGTTCCACGAAGTCCTGCGCACCGCTACTATCGAGCATATGCGGGATAACTCGGAATTCTACCGTCAATACATGGCTGTGAACAACCTGCGAAGAAACCCTAAACGCACCACCACAACTGCTCAGACGACACGCATCGACACCACATACTATACAGAAGAACAGCTACAGCAGCAGTTCGACGAGCATGTCGAGAAGATGGGTCAGCCTGGCGAATGGGCGGATAACATGGAGGTCTCTGCGTTTGCTTCTGCCCTCAACGTGCATGTTCGCCTCTGGCAGGCTGACTACACCTACGTGTTCTCACCACGACTATACTACTCGCAGAATGATGACCTAAGTGCCGAGGACGATAGGAAGACACTACACATCGCCTACCAC ACCTGGGAACACTACTCTTCGGTGCGCAACAATACAGGACCTCACGAGGGCGAGCCCCAAATAAAGTTCAATGCAGAAGGCCTCTCCAAGAAACGCCCAAGTCCAAGCGTAGATGGCGAGCACGACGACCAAGCTTCGCGGACAAGGAAACGTCGTTCACCCCTACATCTCTTTGACTCTGATTCAACACCCGAAGGCAGCGAGAGCTCGTCTGATGAATCAAGTGGCGTCATGTCCAGCTTCCAGCAATCACAACTCGACCTTCCACCACCAGAGCAAAGAGTGCGAGCTCCAAAGTTGACACTCAAGCTTCGATGCTTGCGTACGACCGACCCCACACCTTCGCCCGTCGAAACTCGCTCCTCTACACCAGCTCCTCTCACTCCTGCATCCACGGGTACGACACCTGCGCCTCAGCAAATACCCACCAATACTCTGACACGAGCTCCCTCCGTGCCACCCACAGCGGCTAAGACACCCCTGTCTACACAACTGGCCACGCCACCCACCTCGACTCCGGCCTCGGAAACGGCCGTGAGCACACCTACAGCAACGTCATag